The Spirosoma radiotolerans genome has a window encoding:
- a CDS encoding Uma2 family endonuclease, with the protein METTATSSRKKRPSAPQTVAEFEQWLACKKTDANYEFVRGRIIKKPPVKQAELFIARFLMRAFAKTQLYQNGSEMLSEGDAYVDTFRKRIPDLAIFTDEQIWEAKIGKRFMPPLAIEILSDSESQNDVLEKVQDFSMPGFNW; encoded by the coding sequence TCGTAAAAAACGCCCATCGGCTCCGCAGACAGTTGCTGAGTTTGAGCAGTGGCTTGCGTGTAAAAAAACCGATGCGAACTACGAGTTTGTACGGGGGCGTATCATCAAAAAGCCACCCGTGAAGCAGGCGGAGTTATTTATTGCCCGATTTCTAATGCGGGCCTTTGCCAAAACGCAATTGTACCAGAATGGATCGGAGATGTTGTCAGAAGGCGATGCTTATGTTGACACGTTTCGGAAACGGATTCCTGACCTGGCGATTTTTACGGACGAACAAATCTGGGAGGCTAAAATAGGCAAACGCTTTATGCCGCCGTTGGCTATCGAAATACTTTCCGATTCTGAATCGCAGAATGACGTGCTCGAAAAAGTGCAGGATTTTTCGATGCCGGGGTTCAACTGGTGA